One genomic region from Amaranthus tricolor cultivar Red isolate AtriRed21 chromosome 12, ASM2621246v1, whole genome shotgun sequence encodes:
- the LOC130796930 gene encoding galactinol synthase 2-like, producing the protein MAPTNFETATTKAKWGKIGKHINRAYVTFLAGNGDYIKGVVGLAKGLRKARSAYPLVVAVLPDVPQEHRRILVSQGCIVREIEPVYPPENQTQFAMPYYVINYSKLRIWEFVEYTKMIYLDGDIQVYDNIDHLFDLPNGYFYAVMDCFCEKTWSHTPQYKIGYCQQSPNKVCWPEDKLGPKPALYFNAGMFVFEPNISTYVDLLKTLQVTPPTPFAEQDFLNMYFKDIYRAIPLIYNLVLAMLWRHPENVKLEEAKVVHYCANGSKPWRYTGKEENMDREDIKLLVKKWFDIYNDESLDFKPEIEAGDQPEFQPFRAALSEAGVLHFVAAPSAA; encoded by the exons ATGGCACCAACAAACTTCGAAACCGCAACCACAAAGGCAAAATGGGGTAAAATAGGGAAGCATATAAACCGGGCCTACGTAACGTTCTTGGCTGGCAATGGAGACTACATAAAGGGTGTAGTTGGGCTGGCTAAAGGGTTAAGGAAGGCCCGGTCGGCTTACCCGTTAGTGGTAGCAGTGCTACCCGACGTGCCCCAAGAACATCGTCGGATATTAGTGTCTCAAGGTTGTATTGTTCGAGAGATTGAACCCGTTTACCCGCCTGAAAATCAAACTCAGTTTGCTATGCCTTATTATGTCATTAATTACTCTAAGCTTCGAATTTGGGAG TTTGTGGAGTACACAAAGATGATATACTTAGACGGAGACATTCAAGTGTACGATAATATTGATCATCTATTCGACCTCCCTAATGGCTACTTTTATGCTGTAATGGACTGTTTTTGTGAAAAGACTTGGAGTCATACTCCTCAATATAAAATTGGGTACTGTCAGCAAAGCCCAAATAAAGTGTGTTGGCCCGAAGACAAGTTGGGCCCAAAGCCTGCTCTTTACTTTAATGCTGGAATGTTCGTGTTTGAGCCCAATATCTCTACTTATGTTGACCTCCTTAAGACACTCCAAGTAACCCCTCCTACTCCTTTTGCTGAGCAG GATTTCTTGAACATGTACTTCAAGGACATATATAGGGCGATCCCATTAATTTACAATTTGGTGTTGGCCATGTTATGGCGCCATCCTGAGAATGTTAAGTTAGAAGAAGCGAAAGTTGTTCACTATTGTGCTAAT GGGTCAAAGCCATGGAGGTATACAGGAAAAGAAGAAAACATGGATAGAGAAGACATAAAATTATTGGTGAAGAAATGGTTCGACATATACAATGACGAATCCCTTGATTTCAAGCCAGAAATTGAGGCTGGTGATCAGCCTGAGTTCCAACCTTTCAGGGCGGCACTCTCGGAGGCTGGTGTTTTACATTTTGTAGCCGCCCCTTCTGCAGCTTAG
- the LOC130797104 gene encoding uncharacterized protein LOC130797104, producing MVASAASKANPETQRRIDNICRSNEDYGFCNKVFQRDIPQPDVDNFVLTNITIVEALMNASNSLEFIRAQIAAVENDPVRLIYYKVCEDAYSILKQSFELAFQAFKKGDYKEVQSNERESPRVQARCVTIFTLTQHNTMNERNREMRILITMALVSVTNIL from the coding sequence ATGGTAGCATCAGCAGCTTCGAAGGCAAACCCAGAAACCCAAAGAAGAATAGACAACATATGCAGATCTAACGAAGACTATGGTTTCTGCAACAAGGTCTTTCAACGAGACATCCCACAGCCTGACGTCGACAATTTTGTGCTTACTAATATCACCATTGTTGAAGCTCTTATGAATGCTTCGAATAGTCTGGAATTCATTAGGGCTCAAATAGCAGCTGTGGAGAACGATCCGGTGAGACTCATCTACTATAAGGTTTGTGAGGATGCATACTCCATTCTTAAGCAAAGTTTTGAATTAGCATTTCAAGCTTTTAAAAAAGGAGATTATAAAGAGGTTCAATCAAATGAAAGGGAAAGTCCAAGAGTGCAAGCACGTTGTGTAACCATTTTTACTCTCACTCAACACAATACTATGAATGAGAGGAATAGGGAGATGAGGATTCTAATTACTATGGCTCTTGTTTCTGTTACTAATATTCTCTAA
- the LOC130796932 gene encoding Golgi apparatus membrane protein-like protein ECHIDNA, with translation MDPIQPPKENYANPKTCFFHVLFKAAALAFYILSALFVDSFVIIFVITVLLAALDFWVVKNVSGRILVGLRWWNEINDLGESVWKFESLDQESLARMNKKDSWLFWWSLYLTAVAWIILGIFSLIRFQADFLLVVAVCLSLSIANIIGFTKCRKDAKKQLQQFATQTLASRVSSTIQSAFSVV, from the exons ATGGATCCGATCCAA CCTCCTAAAGAAAACTATGCAAACCCAAAGACATGCTTCTTCCACGTGCTTTTTAAG GCTGCAGCTTTGGCTTTTTACATACTCTCTGCACTTTTTGTTGACAGCTTTGTGATTATTTTCGTTATCACTGTACTTCTTGCTGCTCTTGATTTTTGGGTTGTTAAGAATGTAAGTGGTCGTATTTTGGTTGGCTTGAGGTGGTGGAATGAAATTAATGATTTGGGTGAAAGTGTATGGAAGTTTGAATCTCTCGATCAAGAG TCATTGGCACGCATGAACAAGAAGGACTCATGGCTGTTTTGGTGGAGCCTTTATCTTACA GCTGTTGCTTGGATCATTCTTGGAATCTTTTCTCTGATACGGTTTCAAGCTGATTTTCTCCTTGTTGTAGCTGTATGTTTGTCTCTCAGTATTGCTAACATTATTGGCTTTACTAAGTGCCGTAAAG ATGCCAAAAAGCAACTCCAACAATTTGCCACTCAGACATTAGCATCTCGAGTTTCATCCACCATACAGTCGGCCTTCAGCGTAGTGTGA
- the LOC130796928 gene encoding ADP-ribosylation factor 1: MGLSFGKLFSRLFAKKEMRILMVGLDAAGKTTILYKLKLGEIVTTIPTIGFNVETVEYKNISFTVWDVGGQDKIRPLWRHYFQNTQGLIFVVDSNDRDRVVEARDELHRMLNEDELRDAVLLVFANKQDLPNAMNAAEITDKLGLHSLRQRHWYIQSTCATSGEGLYEGLDWLSNNIASKA; the protein is encoded by the exons ATGGGGCTTTCGTTCGGAAAGTTGTTCAGTAGGTTATTTGCGAAGAAAGAAATGAGAATTTTGATGGTTGGTCTAGACGCCGCTGGTAAGACCACCATTTTGTATAAGCTTAAGCTCGGAGAGATTGTTACCACCATTCCTACTATTG GATTCAATGTTGAGACTGTGGAATACAAAAACATTAGCTTTACTGTTTGGGATGTTGGGGGTCAAGACAAG ATTCGACCTTTGTGGAGACATTACTTTCAAAACACCCAAGGACTCATCTTTGTGGTCGATAGCAATGACCGTGACCGTGTTGTTGAAGCAAGAGATGAGCTGCACAGGATGTTGAATGAG GATGAGTTGAGGGATGCTGTTCTGCTGGTATTTGCCAACAAGCAAGATCTTCCAAATGCAATGAATGCTGCTGAGATTACTGATAAACTTGGTCTCCACTCCCTCCGCCAGCGTCATTG GTATATCCAGAGCACATGTGCGACTTCTGGTGAAGGTCTGTACGAGGGATTGGACTGGCTTTCCAACAACATTGCGAGCAAG GCATAG
- the LOC130796933 gene encoding alkaline/neutral invertase A, mitochondrial produces the protein MIPSHYFLFGKMKPCSKFLSTCRNLTNFSRQPQICPLLPIENLSNFHSSLDHIRIIHSCPFQLIGFRCIFDHTQKNSYSNQTSFGQSRVRFGRNDFLVGCIASGLRNCSSKVNPEINDKNFDNVYLQEGVDVKPLVAEETVIEGKHLREEKGEAFGKFGDGEKKRDLRVEYGEREESEIEKEAWRLLRNSVVTYCNNPVGTVAANDPNDKLPLNYDQVFVRDFIPSALAFLMKGEGEIVKNFLLYNLQLQSWEKTVDCYSPGQGLMPASFKVRTVPLDGDNGKFEEVLDPDFGESAIGRVAPVDSGLWWIILLSAYGKLTGDFTLQERVDVQTGIRLILNLCLSDGFDMFPTLLVTDGSCMIDRRMGIHGHPLEIQALFYSALRCSREMLSEDEGNKSLIRAINNRLSALSFHIREYYWVDMKKINEIYRYKTEEYSINAINKFNIYPEQIPHWLMDWIPSEGGYMLGNLQPAHMDFRFFTLGNLWTIVSSLGTPKQNQAILNLIEAKWDDFVGHMPLKILYPAVENEEWRIITGSDPKNTPWSYHNGGSWPTLLWQFTLACIKMGRTDLAEKAVDMAETRLPADRWPEYYDTRQGKFIGKQARLYQTWTIAGFLTSRMLLRKPHMASLLYWDEDYDLLEICVCALTKSGRKKCSRHAARSHILI, from the exons ATGATTCCAAgtcattattttttgtttgggAAGATGAAACCTTGTAGTAAATTCCTCTCAACATGTAgaaatttaacaaatttttcTCGCCAACCTCAAATTTGCCCACTTCTACCAATTGAAAATCTATCAAATTTTCATTCTAGTTTGGATCATATTCGAATTATTCATAGCTGCCCATTTCAATTAATTGGGTTTAGATGCATATTTGATCATACCCAGAAAAATTCCTACTCAAATCAAACAAGTTTCGGGCAATCTAGGGTTAGATTTGGTAGAAATGATTTTTTGGTTGGATGTATTGCTTCTGGTTTAAGGAATTGTTCTTCAAAAGTTAATCCTGAGATAAATGATAAGAACTTTGATAATGTTTATCTTCAAGAAGGGGTGGATGTTAAGCCATTGGTGGCTGAGGAAACAGTTATAGAAGGAAAGCATTTAagagaagaaaaaggggaagcTTTTGGAAAATTTGGCGATGGTGAAAAGAAAAGAGATTTAAGGGTTGAATatggagaaagagaagagtCTGAGATTGAGAAAGAAGCATGGAGGTTACTTAGAAACTCGGTTGTCACTTATTGTAACAATCCAGTAGGGACAGTGGCTGCAAATGATCCAAATGATAAGTTACCACTTAACTATGATCAGGTGTTTGTTCGAGATTTCATCCCCTCTGCgcttgctttcttgatgaagggAGAAGGGGAGATTGTTAAGAACTTTCTACTCTATAATTTACAGTTACAG AGCTGGGAGAAAACAGTGGATTGTTACAGCCCTGGACAAGGATTAATGCCAGCTAGCTTCAAAGTTAGAACTGTGCCTCTTGACGGAGATAATGGGAAATTTGAAGAGGTTTTAGATCCCGATTTTGGTGAATCTGCTATTGGTCGGGTCGCACCAGTTGATTCTG GATTATGGTGGATTATCCTACTTAGTGCATACGGAAAGCTCACTGGTGATTTCACTCTGCAAGAGAGGGTGGACGTTCAGACTGGTATTAGGTTGATCTTAAATTTGTGTTTAAGTGATGGGTTTGATATGTTTCCTACCCTTCTGGTAACCGATGGTTCCTGCATGATAGATCGACGCATGGGTATCCATGGGCATCCCCTTGAGATTCAA GCACTTTTTTACTCGGCTCTGCGCTGTTCCCGTGAGATGCTTTCTGAAGATGAAGGAAATAAAAGTCTTATCAGGGCCATCAATAACAGGCTGAGCGCACTTTCTTTTCATATTCGAGAGTATTATTGGGTTGACAtgaaaaagatcaatgaaatcTACCGATACAAAACAGAAGAATATTCCATAAATGCTATTAACAAGTTCAACATCTATCCTGAACAAATCCCTCACTGGCTGATGGATTGGATTCCTAGTGAAGGTGGTTATATGCTGGGTAATCTTCAGCCAGCTCACATGGATTTTCGGTTCTTCACACTAGGAAACCTTTGGACTATTGTCTCTTCCTTGGGTACTCCAAAACAGAATCAGGCAATTTTGAATCTCATTGAAGCCAAATGGGATGATTTTGTTGGGCATATGCCACTAAAAATTTTGTATCCTGCCGTAGAGAATGAGGAATGGCGTATAATTACAGGCAGTGATCCTAAGAACAC CCCTTGGTCATATCACAATGGTGGATCATGGCCTACATTATTATGGCAG TTCACATTGGCATGTATCAAAATGGGTCGGACAGATTTAGCAGAGAAAGCAGTTGATATGGCAGAGACGCGGCTTCCTGCAGATCGGTGGCCTGAATATTATGATACTCGCCAGGGAAAGTTTATTGGGAAGCAAGCGCGGCTTTACCAAACATGGACAATTGCTGGCTTCCTCACTTCAAGAATGCTGCTACGGAAACCACATATGGCATCCTTGCTGTACTGGGATGAAGACTATGATCTTCTGGAGATATGTGTTTGTGCACTGACTAAAAGCGGTCGCAAAAAGTGCTCTCGTCATGCTGCAAGGTCTCACATTCTTATATAA
- the LOC130796934 gene encoding putative pentatricopeptide repeat-containing protein At1g56570: protein MNAIKQSSSYIRPIPSTVLRALQWTQPNPPYSHKTPSILATNLIKSYFDKGSFKEARQLFDQMPDRDVVAWTAMIAGYTSCNVESLAWSIFYEMLKEGITPNGYTVSSLLKACKRIKSYTYGALVHGLAIKHGLVGSIYVDNSLMDLYATCCSTMKEACMVFRDINPKNGVSWTTLIAGYTHRGDGYSGLRVFQQMLFENPEQSAFSLSITVKACALTGESSHGAQLHATIVKYGLNSSLPIMNSVLDMYCRCQCLSEASQCFNEILQKDLITWNTLIVGYKRSNPSKCLSVFSSMATQGVTPNNFTFTSVIAACADLSLLTCGQQIHADILRRGLDRNVALTNSLIDMYAKCGNASDSRKVFELLSSKDLVSWTSMMMAYGVHGYGKEAVGLFNEMLKSDIQPDRLAFMAVLRACSHAGLVNEGLRYFNSMVNEYNITPDQDIYSCIVDLLGRAGKVEAAYELIHNMPENPSDSVWGALLGSFKAHKLPILGKLASQFILEARPDMARTYLMLSKLYASEGDWKDFAKMRKLMKGLGSRKEPGCSWIELKNDVTSFVVGDKAGLHIDKVYEVLSMMVLHMEVAGHAPDTDGAYFT from the exons ATGAACGCTATCAAACAATCTTCTTCTTACATACGTCCAATCCCATCTACAGTTCTCAGAGCCCTTCAATGGACACAACCTAACCCACCCTACTCCCACAAAACCCCATCAATTTTAGCCACTAACCTCATTAAATCTTACTTTGATAAGGGTTCATTCAAGGAAGCACGCCAACTGTTCGACCAAATGCCTGATAGAGATGTTGTTGCATGGACAGCCATGATAGCTGGTTATACATCCTGCAACGTCGAGTCGTTAGCTTGGTCGATATTTTATGAAATGCTTAAGGAAGGAATTACACCAAATGGGTATACTGTATCCAGTTTGTTGAAGGCTTGTAAACGGATCAAGTCTTATACTTATGGAGCTTTAGTTCATGGACTTGCTATTAAGCATGGTTTGGTGGGTTCCATATATGTGGATAATTCTTTGATGGATTTATATGCTACTTGTTGTAGTACTATGAAGGAAGCATGTATGGTTTTTCGTGATATTAATCCGAAAAATGGTGTTTCATGGACAACTTTGATTGCAGGATACACGCATCGTGGTGATGGATATAGTGGTCTAAGAGTTTTTCAACAAATGTTATTT GAAAATCCTGAGCAAAGTGCATTCAGTTTATCAATCACAGTAAAAGCTTGTGCTTTAACTGGAGAAAGTTCCCATGGCGCACAATTACATGCTACAATTGTTAAATATGGACTTAACTCGAGTCTACCTATCATGAATTCCGTTTTAGACATGTATTGTCGGTGTCAATGTCTATCCGAAGCTAGCCAATGCTTCAATGAGATTCTGCAGAAGGATTTAATCACTTGGAACACTTTAATTGTTGGCTATAAACGATCAAATCCTAGCAAATGCCTCTCTGTATTCTCCTCTATGGCGACACAAGGTGTCACTCCCAATAACTTCACATTCACGAGTGTTATAGCAGCTTGTGCTGATTTATCACTTCTAACCTGCGGGCAACAAATTCACGCTGATATTCTTCGAAGAGGTCTTGATAGGAATGTGGCACTCACAAATTCACTCATAGACATGTATGCAAAATGTGGAAATGCAAGTGATTCAAGGAAAGTATTTGAACTGCTGTCTTCTAAAGACTTGGTTTCTTGGACTTCAATGATGATGGCTTATGGAGTACATGGTTATGGCAAGGAAGCTGTTGGATTATTTAATGAAATGCTGAAATCAGACATCCAACCTGATCGACTCGCATTCATGGCAGTTCTAAGGGCGTGTAGCCATGCTGGCCTTGTAAATGAAGGTCTAAGGTACTTTAACTCCATGGTTAATGAGTATAATATTACTCCAGATCAGGACATATATAGTTGTATAGTGGATTTGCTTGGCCGAGCTGGGAAAGTCGAAGCTGCTTATGAACTGATTCATAATATGCCAGAGAATCCTAGTGACTCTGTTTGGGGAGCGCTACTTGGATCGTTCAAGGCACATAAGCTACCTATTTTAGGTAAGTTGGCTTCCCAATTTATATTAGAGGCAAGACCTGACATGGCTAGGACTTATCTGATGTTATCAAAATTGTATGCATCCGAAGGGGATTGGAAAGATTTTGCGAAGATGAGGAAATTAATGAAAGGATTGGGAAGCAGAAAAGAGCCAGGTTGTAGTTGGATTGAGTTGAAAAATGATGTGACTAGTTTTGTGGTTGGAGATAAGGCAGGGCTTCATATAGATAAGGTCTATGAGGTATTGAGTATGATGGTTCTGCATATGGAAGTAGCAGGTCATGCTCCTGATACAGACGGAGCATATTTTACATGA
- the LOC130796935 gene encoding uncharacterized protein LOC130796935 has protein sequence MSLITDDIRAKATELYHGNDVCLAQSKRLLREVGLPNGLLPLQDVEECGYIEETGFVWVKQKKEIKHKFEKIGKLVSYANEVTAYVEPCKIRKLTGVKAKEFLIWVTISEITIDSPESEKIVFKNPTGISKVFPTSAFVVEETEVATKVARKDAEEKEAEAATAEKDKHGTNNGVEVAAAAVANVVKEV, from the coding sequence ATGTCTTTGATAACAGATGATATAAGAGCCAAGGCAACAGAATTGTACCATGGAAATGATGTATGTTTGGCTCAATCAAAGAGGCTTCTTAGAGAAGTTGGGCTACCAAACGGGCTTTTACCTTTACAAGATGTTGAGGAATGTGGGTATATAGAAGAAACAGGTTTTGTATGGGTTAAACAAAAGAAGGAAATCAAGCATAAGTTTGAGAAGATAGGTAAGTTAGTAAGCTATGCAAATGAAGTTACTGCTTATGTTGAACCTTGTAAGATAAGGAAACTTACTGGTGTTAAGGCAAAAGAGTTTCTTATTTGGGTAACTATCTCTGAAATTACTATTGATAGTCCTGAAAGTGAAAAGATTGTGTTTAAGAATCCGACTGGCATTTCTAAGGTGTTTCCGACCAGCGCGTTTGTTGTGGAGGAAACTGAGGTGGCTACTAAGGTGGCGCGGAAGGATGCGGAGGAGAAGGAAGCTGAGGCAGCCACCGCGGAGAAAGACAAGCATGGTACTAACAATGGGGTTGAGGTTGCGGCTGCCGCCGTGGCTAATGTGGTTAAGGAAGTGTAG
- the LOC130796927 gene encoding ABC transporter I family member 20, protein MAESPTVEINGLEFTYPGIDGYPPPGSTPLIQDFSLTLFSGNRCLLIGANGAGKTTILKILGGKHMVEPHMVRVLGRSAFHDTNLTSSGDLCYLGGEWKRDVAFAGFEVSIQMDVSAEKMIFGVGGVDPGRRAEIIKVLDIDLSWRMHSVSDGQRRRVQICMGLLKPFKVLLLDEITVDLDVLARADLLRFLKKECEERGAVIIYATHIFDGLENWPTHLVYVARGRLQLSMPMENFKEKSNLSLMRTVESWLRKERDEERKRRKERKAKGLPEFEKQVDGSRVIGDPARAAVRLMNNGWAAGRLHSTLAGEQNFTFSSNRVLRQ, encoded by the exons ATGGCGGAATCACCTACTGTGGAGATCAATGGCCTTGAATTCACCTACCCAGGAATCGACGGCTACCCACCACCGGGTTCAACCCCTCTAATCCAAGACTTCTCTCTTACTCTCTTTTCCGGTAATCGTTGTCTTCTTATAGGCGCCAATGGTGCAG GTAAAACAACAATATTGAAGATATTGGGAGGAAAGCACATGGTTGAGCCTCATATGGTTCGGGTTCTTGGGCGATCTGCTTTTCATGATACTAATTTAACTTCTTCTGGTGATTTGTGTTATCTTGGAGGAGag TGGAAGCGAGATGTGGCTTTTGCTGGATTCGAGGTTTCCATACAGATGGATGTTTCTGCGGAAAAAATGATATTTGGAGTAGGTGGTGTAGATCCGGGAAGAAGGGCTGAGATAATAAAG gTGCTGGACATTGATCTATCTTGGAGGATGCACAGCGTATCTGATGGTCAGAGAAGACGAGTGCAAATCTGTATGGGTCTCCTCAAGCCATTCAAG GTTCTTCTTCTTGATGAGATCACTGTTGACCTCGATGTGCTGGCAAGAGCTGACCTTTTAAGATTTCTCAAGAAAGAATGTGAAGAGAGAGGTGCTGTGATCATCTATGCAACACACATATTTGATGGACTCGAAAATTGGCCTACACACCTT GTGTATGTGGCTCGTGGCAGATTACAATTATCAATGCCCATGGAGAATTTCAAGGAGAAGTCCAACCTGTCACTAATG AGAACAGTGGAGAGTTGGTTGAGGAAAGAACGAGAcgaagagagaaaaagaaggaAGGAAAGAAAAGCAAAAGGCCTCCCAGAATTTGAGAAGCAAGTTGATGGAAGCCGAGTAATTGGTGATCCTGCCCGTGCTGCTGTTCGCCTTATGAACAACGGATGGGCTGCCGGTAGGCTACATTCTACTCTTGCTGGTGAACAGAACTTCACATTCAGCTCAAACAGAGTCCTAAGACAATAG